One genomic window of Cercospora beticola chromosome 5, complete sequence includes the following:
- the CYP6 gene encoding Peptidyl-prolyl cis-trans isomerase cyp6: MAVIFETSAGDITVDLFVDDAPTCCENFLKLCKIKYYNYSPIYNVQPNFSFQSGDPIGPESKESDGGSAIWALPDGTTKRASRPERATFKPEFSKKRKHKERGTLSMATTPSKLNPGERLAGSQFIITLADGLEELDGKAAVFGEVVEGFDALEKINTAFLDSTGRPLQDIRILHTVVLDDPYDDPPGLVEPPESPLPSAEQRATVRIAHDEVLKDDTDPEQMEKLRREREARAQALTLELIGDLPFADVTPPEQILFVCKLNPVTRDEDLELIFSRLGKILSCEVIRDKKTGDSLQYAFIEFANKEDCERAYFKMQGVLIDDHRIHVDFSQSVSKIADEWRSNTNSKTARSRGGFGGIDSLQKRKQYRDGGREGGSGRHYDYVFDKHDKSRRDGDRDSTRRRSRSRSPKRHERHEGRRDRPRDERRRSRSRDRYHDRSRR, translated from the exons ATGGCCGTCATCTTCGAGACGAGCGCCGGCGACATCACCGTCGACCtgttcgtcgacgatgcgCCCACATGCTGTGAGAA CTTCCTAAAACTCTGCAAAATCAAGTATTACAACTACTCACCAATCTACAATGTCCAGCCGAACTTCTCCTTCCAGAGCGGTGACCCCATCGGCCCAGAGTCAAAAGAGAGTGACGGCGGATCGGCGATATGGGCGCTTCCCGATGGCACCACGAAGCGTGCCTCCAGGCCCGAACGCGCCACCTTCAAGCCCGAGTTCTCCAAAAAGAGGAAGCACAAGGAGCGGGGCACGCTGAGCATGGCTACCACGCCTTCGAAGCTGAACCCGGGTGAGCGACTCGCAGGGAGTCAATTCATCATCACACTGGCGGATGGGCTGGAGGAGTTGGATGGCAAAGCAGCAGTCTTTGGCGAGGTTGTGGAAGGCTTCGATGCGCTTGAAAAGATCAATACCGCATTCCTGGACTCGACAGGGCGGCCTCTGCAGGACATCAGGATACTCCATACCGTAGTTCTCGACGATCCTTACGATGATCCCCCAGGCCTCGTTGAGCCACCGGAGAGCCCTCTGCCATCAGCTGAACAGCGAGCGACTGTGAGGATCGCGCACGATGAAGTTCTGAAGGACGACACAGATCCGGAACAGATGGAAAAGCTACGGAGAGAACGCGAAGCGCGCGCACAAGCTCTGACTCTGGAACTGATAGGAGATCTTCCCTTTGCGGATGTCACTCCTCCAGAGCAAATTCTGTTCGTGTGCAAGCTCAATCCAGTCACACGCGACGAAGACCTCGAGCTCATCTTCTCTCGCCTCGGAAAGATCCTGTCGTGCGAGGTCATCCGCGATAAGAAGACGGGGGACAGTTTGCAGTACGCCTTCATCGAGTTTGCGAACAAGGAAGACTGCGAGCGGGCGTACTTCAAAATGCAAGGAGTACTCATTGACGATCACCGCATTCACGTGGACTTTTCGCAGAGTGTTTCTAAGATCGCGGATGAGTGGCGAAGCAACACAAACTCCAAGACGGCCAGATCTCGTGGTGGATTTGGCGGCATTGACAGCTTGCAGAAGCGCAAGCAGTATCGTGACGGTGGGAGAGAGGGCGGCAGCGGTCGACATTACGATTATGTATTCGACAAGCACGACAAATCCAGGCGAGATGGCGACCGTGATAGCACAAGACGAAGATCTCGAAGTCGCAGTCCCAAACGACATGAGAGGCACGAAGGAAGACGGGACCGGCCTCGCGATGAACGGAGAAGGTCACGCAGTCGTGACCGATATCACGATAGGTCTAGACGATAG